The Tamandua tetradactyla isolate mTamTet1 chromosome 8, mTamTet1.pri, whole genome shotgun sequence genome includes a window with the following:
- the LOC143643199 gene encoding olfactory receptor 8B3-like has product MAPGNGSFVTQFILVGLTECPDLQLPLFFLFLEMYIITVLGNLGLIMLIGLNSHLQTPMYFFLFNLSLIDLCYSSVFTPKMLTSFLSKNIISYQGCMTQLYFFCFFVISECYVLTSMAYDRYVAICNPLLYNIVMSPKVCSNLVFGSYFIAFSNAIAHTGCMLRLTFCDANTINHYLCEILPVLQLSCTSTHVNELVVFIMGSINVFVPSLTIFISYGFIVCSILHISSTEGRSKAFRTCSSHIIAISLFFGSGSFTYFQPSSARSMNEGKVSSVFYTNVVPLLNPLAYSLRNKDVKLALRKTLHRIF; this is encoded by the coding sequence ATGGCTCCTGGAAATGGCTCTTTTGTGACTCAATTTATACTTGTGGGATTAACAGAATGCCCGGACCTCCAACTCCCTTTGTTCTTCTTGTTTCTAGAAATGTATATTATCACTGTGTTGGGAAACCTGGGCTTGATAATGCTAATTGGGCTGAATTCCCACCTTCAaacccccatgtactttttcctcttcaACTTGTCCTTAATAGACCTCTGCTATTCTTCTGTTTTTACACCCAAAATGCTGACCAGCTTCTTATCAAAGAATATTATCTCTTACCAGGGGTGCATGACACAgctctattttttctgtttttttgtcatCTCTGAGTGCTATGTGCTGACATCAATGGCCTATgatcgctatgtggccatctgtaatcCACTCTTGTATAACATTGTTATGTCCCCTAAAGTATGCTCCAACCTTGTATTTGGTTCATACTTCATAGCATTTTCAAATGCTATAGCCCACACTGGATGCATGCTAAGACTGACCTTCTGTGATGCCAACACCATCAACCATTATTTATGTGAGATCCTCCCTGTGCTCCAGCTCTCCTGCACAAGCACCCATGTCAATGAGCTGGTGGTCTTCATTATGGGAAGCATCAATGTCTTTGTGCCCAGTCTCACCATCTTTATCTCTTATGGTTTTATTGTTTGTAGCATCCTCCACATCAGTTCTACTGAAGGCAGATCCAAAGCCTTCAGGACCTGCAGTTCTCACATAATAGccatttctctgttctttggatCAGGTTCATTTACATACTTTCAGCCATCTTCAGCCAGGTCTATGAATGAGGGAAaagtctcttctgtcttttacaCCAATGTGGTTCCTCTGCTGAACCCCTTAGCCTACAGTTTGAGGAACAAAGATGTTAAACTTGCCCTGAGAAAAACTCTACATAGAATATTTTGA